From the genome of Spinacia oleracea cultivar Varoflay chromosome 2, BTI_SOV_V1, whole genome shotgun sequence, one region includes:
- the LOC130467685 gene encoding uncharacterized protein: MPSELAGQFSEEQLATARAVMAALSALKPARKANTEPVPRTIIHQTAETPVGEKRKRLPIRNLFGEQILVQQEQHPNTNQAIALRSRPEPMVIEETREAPQRYASRRYTIQPANSPLCADILEEPMEKLKFPLCKYDGSTDPEVHCNTFEQHMMLYTDSDAMWCKIFPSTLLGVASGWYKGLPKGSVYNYRQLETEFMLRFISRQQRKKTSGELMAVTQRSGESLRDYLTRFNNESTSIPNLQQEIAVVALMRGMNHCEFKKYLGRKSFTDLGSALIKAHEYIKSDELMTIPNHYQSAQTRNAAPRPVQPAQQNQNRGFRKDEQRKDPRGRDYQKQSTSIYPTFHEYTPLNAPRAAIYNVNKNENWKRPPPMSDKPRPQSKYCAFHDDCGHYTENCRDLKDNIEDMIRRGYLTQYKARQNNNNQQNSNWQSNNTNNRLPSTQTPLRIEQKAPETSRNGEARNSGQKGPTVWVISGGPCHGGTISGAGRSLGEHRHLVNYHSTIKWPATQVMPNISFTPDDCRGIIYPHDDPLVLGLEIANFPVKRILVDGGSSANIIFWEAFVQLKIDETELTRVNYPVIGFSGATVFPEGSIRLPVQIGEGRAARDLMVDFLVIKVPAAYNVIVGRPFIHDAQAVVSTYHLTMIYMSNFEKAERIRGSQDSARSCYLTALKTPGRLTPSRNIAREAATKRPAKGQAPRLGGESSLLPKKEKRQKMESPTIESIEKGTSLPRVEAGGRLEEVEMVEGETGRTVKLGTDIDPQLRVNMIGLLREHADVFAFSADEMPGISSEVIEHRLNVDRAVRPVKQKKRNFSTEKNQAIQEEVEKLLAAGFIEPCDYPEWLANVVMVKKSNGSWRMCVDFTNLNRACPKDCYPLPRIDRLVDSTSGHALLSFLDAFSGYHQVSLAKADRKKAAFITEGGVFCYKAMPFGLKNAGATYQKLVDRVFANQKGRNIEVYVDDSIVKSKLETDHLDDLRETFETLRRYQMKLNPKKCVFGVKSGKFLGFLVSERGIDANPDKVEAILSLPQPKSIKDVQRLTGRMAALTRFVSKSADRSIPFFNTLKQNGKFRWGGTEERAFEKVKEHLRALPTIARPEEGDKLQLYVSASAQTVAAVLISEKDKVQQPIYFVSHILNPAEARYSLIEKVAYAVLIAARKLRPYFDAHTIQILTNFPLKKALQKMDTAGRLLRWAIELSEYDLEFHPRNAIKAQALADFVVEASYQEEETKAESWKVSVDGSAAQSGAGAGVVMISPTGDKFEYAIRFTFAASNNEAEYEAAIAGVQLCLLADAKRIVMTTDSQLVANQFSGEYETKEPSMRRYQEKLKTLTAKLEAFDIELVPRALNTAADSLAKLASSKTIELSRSVMIEIMHRRSTEEKGKEIMIITANKEWYDDIWAYKTTGVLPADIREAKKIKKDICWYVIYQGKIYKRAFSLPLLRCLTAYESARLIEEMHEGICGNHVGGKTLALICQRQGYYWPTMLEDAQSYVKKCEKCQLFAPVIRMPANDLMPILNPIPFAQWGMDIVGPFTTASGGRKFLIVAVDYFTKWIEAEPVAKITANQVRKFIWKNIITRFGIPTAIVFDHGCQFDCEPIRAFLADYRIKFAYASVCHPQSNGQAEAANKQILVALKKKLDEFKGKWADTVPEVLWGNRTTVKEATGESPFKLCFGSEAVIPDEVALPTFRIQHYEEQGNDSLLRHQLDFLPEVRLQAEIRSAAYKNRMSRAYNKRVKHRKLEVGDLVLRRTAATGKAQKQGKLTANWEGPYQIWEEVVAGSYRLMEMNGTPLKNSWNADTLRKFHV; encoded by the coding sequence ATGCCGTCTGAACTCGCCGGTCAGTTCTCGGAGGAACAGTTGGCTACAGCAAGAGCGGTGATGGCCGCGTTGTCGGCCTTGAAGCCAGCAAGAAAGGCAAACACAGAACCTGTACCCAGGACAATCATACACCAGACTGCAGAAACACCAGTCGGCGAAAAACGGAAGAGATTGCCGATAAGAAACCTATTCGGAGAACAGATCCTAGTGCAACAAGAACAACACCCAAATACAAACCAGGCGATTGCTCTGCGCAGTCGGCCGGAACCCATGGTCATCGAAGAGACAAGAGAAGCACCCCAGAGATACGCGTCGCGCCGTTACACCATCCAACCTGCAAACTCCCCCCTGTGCGCGGACATTCTGGAGGAACCAATGGAGAAATTGAAGTTCCCACTCTGCAAGTACGACGGATCCACAGATCCGGAGGTCCACTGCAACACATTTGAGCAACATATGATGTTGTATACAGATTCCGACGCCATGTGGTGCAAGATATTTCCCTCAACGCTGCTGGGAGTGGCATCCGGCTGGTATAAGGGACTACCAAAGGGGTCGGTATATAATTACCGACAGTTAGAAACAGAGTTCATGCTACGGTTCATCAGCCGGCAGCAGAGAAAGAAAACGTCGGGAGAGCTGATGGCAGTCACCCAGAGAAGCGGAGAATCCTTAAGAGATTACCTCACCAGATTCAACAACGAGTCCACcagcataccaaacttgcagcaaGAGATAGCTGTGGTGGCCCTGATGAGAGGAATGAACCACTGCGAGTTCAAAAAATACTTGGGAAGAAAATCCTTCACCGATTTGGGAAGCGCACTGATAAAGGCCCACGAATACATCAAAAGCGACGAGCTGATGACAATCCCAAATCACTATCAGTCGGCACAGACCAGAAATGCCGCACCAAGGCCGGTTCAGCCGGCGCAGCAGAATCAGAATAGGGGGTTCAGAAAGGATGAACAGAGGAAAGACCCAAGAGGGAGGGATTACCAGAAACAATCAACCAGCATATACCCCACATTCCACGAATACACTCCATTGAACGCCCCAAGAGCCGCAATTTACAATGTCAACAAGAACGAAAACTGGAAGAGGCCTCCACCAATGAGCGACAAACCCCGACCACAATCGAAGTACTGCGCATTCCATGATGACTGTGGACACTATACGGAAAACTGCAGAGATTTGAAGGATAACATCGAGGATATGATCAGGAGAGGCTATCTGACACAATATAAAGCCCGacagaacaacaacaaccaacagAATAGCAATTGGCAAAGCAATAACACAAACAACAGATTACCATCCACCCAAACACCGCTCCGAATAGAGCAGAAAGCACCAGAAACCAGTCGGAATGGGGAGGCTAGAAACAGTGGCCAGAAGGGGCCGACAGTATGggtcatatctggaggaccgTGCCATGGAGGAACAATCAGTGGAGCCGGCAGAAGTCTGGGCGAACACCGCCACCTGGTAAACTACCACAGCACCATAAAATGGCCGGCAACCCAAGTCATGCCAAATATTTCATTCACCCCAGACGACTGTCGCGGAATTATATACCCTCACGACGATCCACTGGTTTTGGGCCTCGAAATAGCAAACTTCCCAGTGAAACGAATACTGGTGGATGGAGGGAGTTCAGCGAACATTATCTTTTGGGAAGCCTTCGTTCAGCTGAAAATAGACGAGACAGAACTCACACGAGTCAACTATCCTGTGATAGGATTCTCCGGAGCCACAGTCTTCCCGGAAGGTAGCATCAGGCTACCAGTGCAGATTGGAGAAGGTAGAGCCGCAAGGGACCTAATGGTAGACTTCTTAGTAATCAAAGTGCCTGCTGCATACAACGTAATAGTGGGCCGGCCATTCATCCACGATGCACAAGCAGTGGTATCAACATACCATCTAACTATGATATACATGTCTAACTTTGAGAAGGCTGAAAGAATCCGAGGCAGTCAAGATTCAGCAAGATCATGCTACTTGACGGCATTAAAAACACCAGGCCGACTGACCCCATCCAGGAATATAGCGAGAGAGGCAGCAACGAAAAGACCGGCAAAGGGTCAAGCCCCAAGATTGGGGGGCGAGTCATCTCTTTTGCCCAAGAAGGAGAAAAGGCAGAAAATGGAGTCACCCACAATCGAAAGCATCGAAAAGGGGACTTCTCTACCTAGGGTAGAGGCCGGAGGAAGGTTAGAAGAAGTCGAGATGGTAGAAGGAGAAACTGGCAGAACAGTAAAATTAGGAACCGACATTGACCCCCAGTTGCGGGTAAACATGATCGGTCTGTTGAGAGAACATGCGGATGTGTTCGCATTTTCCGCAGACGAAATGCCCGGTATAAGCTCGGAGGTAATCGAGCACCGACTGAATGTCGACAGAGCAGTCAGGCCGGTaaagcaaaagaaaagaaacttctcaacagaaaaaaatcaagcaatACAGGAAGAGGTAGAAAAGTTGTTGGCAGCAGGATTTATTGAACCATGCGACTACCCAGAGTGGTTGGCCAACGTCGTAATGGTTAAGAAGTCAAACGGCTCGtggagaatgtgcgtagatttcacaaACCTTAATAGAGCATGCCCAAAAGACTGCTACCCACTGCCAAGAATCGACAGGCTAGTCGACTCCACATCTGGCCACGCGCTGCTCAGTTTCCTTGATGCATTCTCCGGGTACCACCAAGTCAGCCTCGCAAAGGCCGACAGGAAAAAAGCAGCATTCATCACTGAGGGGGGAGTATTCTGTTACAAGGctatgccgtttgggttaaagaacGCTGGGGCAACGTACCAAAAACTGGTCGACAGAGTGTTCGCAAACCAAAAAGGCCGCAACATTGAAGTATACGTCGACGACTCCATAGTGAAAAGCAAATTGGAGACCGATCATTTAGATGACCTCAGGGAAACGTTTGAAACTCTGCGCCGTTACCAAATGAAACTAAACCCCAAGAAATGTGTGTTCGGAGTGAAATCGGGGAAATTCTTGGGTTTCCTTGTCAGCGAGAGAGGCATAGACGCAAACCCAGATAAGGTAGAAGCGATACTCAGTCTGCCTCAACCAAAAAGCATCAAAGATGTACAAAGGCTGACAGGAAGAATGGCGGCTCTGACAAGATTTGTTAGCAAATCAGCCGACAGGTCGATTCCATTTTTTAACACTCTTAAGCAGAACGGAAAATTCCGGTGGGGGGGAACCGAGGAAAGGGCCTTCGAGAAGGTAAAAGAACATCTTCGTGCTTTACCGACGATAGCCAGGCCGGAAGAGGGCGACAAGCTACAATTATATGTGTCCGCTTCAGCCCAAACCGTTGCTGCCGTACTAATCAGTGAAAAAGACAAAGTCCAGCAGCCGAtatactttgtcagccacattTTGAATCCGGCAGAAGCAAGATACTCGCTGATAGAGAAAGTGGCCTATGCAGTCCTGATAGCCGCCAGAAAGCTCAGACCATATTTTGACGCACATACCATACAAATTCTGACGAACTTTCCACTAAAGAAGGCTTTGCAAAAAATGGATACAGCCGGCAGACTGTTGcgatgggcaatagagctgtcgGAGTACGATCTTGAGTTTCACCCGCGCAATGCAATAAAAGCACAAGCTTTGGCTGACTTCGTAGTTGAAGCATCCTATCAAGAAGAGGAAACCAAAGCAGAATCCTGGAAAGTATCAGTAGACGGTTCAGCCGCTCAGTCGGGAGCGGGAGCCGGCGTTGTCATGATCTCTCCGACAGGAGATAAGTTCGAATACGCAATCAGATTCACTTTCGCAGCTtcgaacaacgaagcagaatatgaagcagccATTGCAGGGGTACAGCTATGCTTGTTGGCAGATGCCAAGAGGATAGTAATGACAACGGATTCTCAGTTGGTGGCAAATCAGTTTTCGGGAGAGTATGAAACAAAAGAGCCGTCAATGCGGCGGTATCAAGAAAAACTGAAGACGCTGACAGCGAAATTAGAAGCTTTTGACATCGAATTGGTCCCCAGAGCGTTGAACACTGCCGCAGACAGCCTAGCAAAACTGGCCAGTTCGAAAACAATCGAGCTCAGTCGATCAGTAATGATAGAAATCATGCACAGAAGGAGTACggaggaaaaaggaaaggaaataatGATCATCACGGCAAACAAAGAGTGGTACGATGATATCTGGGCGTACAAGACGACTGGAGTTCTCCCGGCCGATATCAGGGAGGcaaagaaaatcaaaaaagaCATCTGCTGGTACGTCATATATCAGGGGAAAATCTATAAAAGAGCCTTCAGCCTCCCCCTGCTGCGGTGTTTAACGGCATACGAATCCGCAAGGTTAATCGAAGAAATGCATGAAGGAATATGCGGAAACCATGTAGGAGGAAAAACACTTGCTTTGATCTGCCAAAGACAAGGTTACTACTGGCCAACCATGCTGGAGGACGCACAGAGCTACGTCAAGAAATGCGAAAAATGCCAGCTATTTGCCCCAGTAATACGTATGCCAGCAAACGACTTGATGCCCATTTTGAATCCAATCCCATTCGCCCAGTGGGGAATGGATATCGTGGGACCCTTCACAACAGCCTCAGGAGGCAGGAAGTTCTTGATTGTTGCCGTCGATTACTTCACAAAATGGATTGAGGCCGAGCCGGTAGCAAAAATAACAGCCAACCAGGTACGGAagttcatctggaaaaacatcataACAAGATTTGGAATACCGACAGCAATAGTATTCGACCACGGATGCCAGTTCGACTGCGAACCTATACGAGCATTCTTGGCAGACTACCGGATCAAATTCGCATATGCCTCAGTCTGCCACCCGcagagcaacgggcaagccgaggcTGCAAACAAACAAATACTCGTAGCCCTTAAGAAAAAGTTGGATGAGTTCAAGGGCAAGTGGGCAGACACAGTCCCAGAGGTTCTATGGGGTAACAGAACGACGGTTAAAGAAGCAACAGGAGAGAGTCCTTTCAAACTGTGTTTCGGATCAGAAGCAGTCATACCGGATGAAGTAGCACTACCCACCTTTCGCATCCAGCATTATGAAGAACAGGGAAACGACAGCTTACTCAGACACCAGCTTGATTTCCTACCAGAGGTCAGACTGCAGGCGGAAATTAGGTCGGCCGCATACAAAAACAGAATGAGCAGGGCCTACAACAAGCGAGTAAAACATAGGAAGCTGGAGGTAGGCGACCTTGTACTCCGCCGGACGGCAGCAACCGGCAAAGCTCAAAAACAAGGAAAACTGACTGCAAATTGGGAAGGGCCCTACCAAATATGGGAAGAAGTGGTAGCTGGATCATACAGACTAATGGAGATGAATGGAACACCGCTGAAGAACTCATGGAACGCAGATACTTTAAGAAAATTCCATGTGTGA